The window CAGGCGATGATCGAGGGCATGGTGGCAAGCCTTGACGCCAAGCTGAAGGATAACCCGGCTGATTTTGAGGGCTGGATGCGGCTGGTGCGCGCCTATTCCGTGCTGAAGAACGAAGCCAAGGCCGGAGAGGCCCTGCGGGCGGGACTGAAGGCTTTTCCGCCTGAGGGTGAGCAGGGCAGGCAGCTTCTGGCACTGGCGAAGGAGCTGGGCGTTTCCGCCGGGCCGCTTCGGGGGAACGCGCCGCAGAATGCGATGCCGCAGGGAGTGACGCAATGACCCGCAAACAGAAACGACTGGCGATCATCGGCGGCGGCATGAGCTTCATCGTTGCAGCCGTGCTGCTCGTCATGTTCGCCTTCGGCCAGTCCATCGCCTATTTCTACATGCCGGCCGATCTGGAGAAGACGCCGGTCGATCCCGGCACCCGCATTCGCCTTGGCGGGCTGGTGGCGGAAGGCTCCGTCAAGCGCGGCGAAGGCCGCACGGTGAGCTTCACCGTGACCGACGGCGAAGCGAACGTGCCGGTCAGCTATACCGGCATCCTGCCCGATCTCTTCCGCGAAGGGCAGGGCGTGGTGACGGAAG is drawn from Agrobacterium tumefaciens and contains these coding sequences:
- the ccmE gene encoding cytochrome c maturation protein CcmE — its product is MTRKQKRLAIIGGGMSFIVAAVLLVMFAFGQSIAYFYMPADLEKTPVDPGTRIRLGGLVAEGSVKRGEGRTVSFTVTDGEANVPVSYTGILPDLFREGQGVVTEGVFDAATHGFVADSVLAKHDENYMPKEVADRLKDKGLWQHTEEGGQPSGAATEGASADKTGATK